One stretch of Schlesneria sp. DSM 10557 DNA includes these proteins:
- a CDS encoding DUF1552 domain-containing protein, with translation MRRDMSPVSHPFNRRAFLRGLGVTMALPWMESLKVWGDETRGSEKGSQPPVRLAVLFAGNGFHAREWWAKETPGGLELGQVLAPLNDFRDKTLFIRGLYNEQALKGNIHSSQTGNLLSGAPLAAGGEIHSGTSVDQLLAQTYGRTTKVPSLVLGCEAANPSVHKNYSMIYSSHISWSSPTTPTPLELYPSLAFDRLFKDEVQRGDKSVLDAVLSDARQIRRSISTADQRKLDEYLDSVRDVEQRIENAGKLGELQGWRPTLDKPNMPRPPEGIPQNIAEHMRLMCDIMVLGFQTDTTRICTLKLNNDHSSLRFPHLNVDYMIHHLLSHSDTPDWLKVNQFFVEQVAYIARRLDAIQEGERTALDNTMLMFCSSMMSGSHDATQLPVVMVGRGGGQIKTGKVLDYREQSNRQMCRLYLSMMNKMGVNLDKFGDATEALPEV, from the coding sequence ATGCGCCGTGACATGTCGCCCGTCTCGCATCCATTCAACCGACGCGCATTCCTGAGGGGGCTGGGAGTCACGATGGCTCTCCCCTGGATGGAATCACTCAAGGTTTGGGGTGACGAAACACGGGGCAGCGAGAAGGGAAGTCAACCTCCCGTCCGGCTCGCCGTGCTGTTTGCGGGAAACGGCTTTCACGCCAGGGAGTGGTGGGCCAAGGAAACACCGGGGGGACTCGAGTTAGGCCAGGTGCTCGCACCACTGAATGATTTCCGCGATAAGACACTCTTCATTCGCGGTCTTTACAACGAACAGGCTCTGAAAGGGAACATTCACAGTTCGCAGACGGGCAACCTGTTGTCCGGAGCTCCCCTTGCCGCGGGGGGCGAGATTCATTCAGGAACCAGCGTCGACCAGTTACTGGCACAGACCTACGGTCGCACTACCAAAGTGCCAAGCCTGGTGCTGGGCTGCGAGGCGGCGAACCCATCTGTCCATAAAAACTACTCGATGATCTACAGCTCTCACATTTCGTGGAGCTCACCAACCACACCTACGCCGCTGGAGTTGTATCCGTCGCTCGCCTTCGATCGTCTGTTCAAGGACGAAGTTCAGCGCGGGGACAAGAGTGTTCTGGATGCGGTCCTTTCTGACGCCCGGCAAATTCGTCGATCGATCAGTACCGCAGACCAGCGCAAACTGGATGAATACCTCGATTCAGTCCGGGATGTCGAACAGCGCATCGAGAACGCCGGAAAGCTGGGTGAACTTCAGGGCTGGCGTCCTACGCTCGACAAGCCCAACATGCCTCGTCCGCCCGAAGGGATTCCGCAGAATATCGCCGAACACATGCGGCTGATGTGTGACATCATGGTGCTCGGCTTCCAGACCGACACCACACGAATCTGCACGCTGAAGCTGAATAACGATCATTCTTCGCTGCGGTTCCCGCACCTCAACGTCGACTACATGATCCATCACTTGTTGTCACACTCGGACACACCAGACTGGTTGAAGGTCAATCAGTTCTTCGTCGAGCAGGTGGCTTACATCGCAAGGCGACTCGACGCGATTCAGGAAGGGGAGCGAACGGCGCTGGATAACACCATGCTGATGTTCTGCTCGAGCATGATGAGCGGCAGCCACGACGCAACTCAGTTGCCTGTCGTGATGGTGGGACGGGGCGGCGGCCAGATCAAGACTGGAAAAGTCCTCGATTATCGTGAGCAATCGAACAGACAGATGTGCCGCCTGTATCTCTCGATGATGAACAAGATGGGTGTGAACCTCGACAAGTTTGGCGATGCGACTGAAGCATTGCCCGAGGTGTAA
- a CDS encoding DUF1592 domain-containing protein, giving the protein MVRFLNWVVAGSIVTCGITLAAEPTDFSEFSRSYSNDVRRIISRTCDNCHSPELSEADIDLTAFPSLDEVRNHPEVWQKVNEMLESGQMPPKDAPQPTDAERTRLKQWVRGYLKLEAKSRAGDPGRVVLRRLNNVEYTNTIRELTGVPTLSPAREFPVDSAAGEGFTNLGNALAMSPAMVTKYFDAAKEIANHAILLPHGFRFSATVTPRDWTDELLAQIRGVYGEFTDAEGGTQVNLQGIVFDTNGGGRLPVKKYLLATLEERDALKSGRKTIEKVAEERSLSPKYLRMLWSTLTSEEPSFLFDRLRSQWRDATPKDTPQIAAEIAQWQQALWRFTSIGHIGKVGGPKAWMEPVSPITTRTDIRMKLPASSDGEQVSVYLTTMDGGDGNEHDYVVWQQPRLVAPGRPDVLLRDVRRVTAELAERRDRSFAATVRCLAAATEAGAAQGNVELADLAKRHNVDAELLTAWLNYVGVGTGGHVQIENYFTNQLSNVSGYAFAKGWGSHETPLMVANSSDEHVRIPGNLKPHGVTVHPSPDRQAVVGWKSPVSATVRVEAKIQHAHPECGNGVTWTLELRRGATRQRLRNGISHGDQVVVADPIADLKVQPEDVISLLIGPRDGNHSCDLTAIDLTITSTDRGGRSWDLSADVSPDIHAGNPHADRFGNEGIWHFYTEPVNSASQGPVIPEGSLLAKWQVEKDPAARQKLSEEIQRLLIEEPRENGKTADQELRRQLRSLNGPLFGGMPLPALKENKTAGTSTKSDVWGPDPALFGVHPNGQKIESESLCVKAPSVLEVRLPADFAAGYELVTSGILHPETGKEGTVQLQVLTTKPDAAAGLIASKVTAVNANSQWTDNKWVLQHSTPILVSDSSTARKRVEAGFESFRNLFPAALCYSRIVPVDEVVTLTLFFREDRHLVNLMLNEEQARKLDRLWSELHFVSRDALTLVDAYNQLMEFATQDADPKVFEPLRKPIYDRAKQFEQELVDAEPRQLDQLIQFASRAYRRPLTDQETHDLRSLYRKLREQELPHEEAFRFTLARVLIAPAFLYRVEPFAAITTAETEIVPVNDWALASRLSYFLWSAPPDAELNHLASAEHLHEPDTLVAEARRMLKSERIRALSTEFACQWLGVRDFDSHSEKSDQVFPTFSDLRDDMYEETVQFFVDLFQRDGSVLDVLDADYTFLNEPLAKHYGIPGVNGPEWRRVEGIRQYGRGGILTFATTLAQQSGASRTSPILRGNWVLESLLGEKLPRPPANIPPLPESETDTDLTVRELTEKHRSIAACAHCHDRIDAFGFSLEGFDAIGRRRDRDLGGRVIDVNVELPNGTRFTGESGLRDYLLQARRNDFLKHFCKKLLGYSLARGVQLSDEPLLDEMIANLQSNDYRFSAAVETILRSQQFRFQRGNVPE; this is encoded by the coding sequence ATGGTAAGATTTCTCAATTGGGTAGTCGCTGGTTCCATCGTGACCTGCGGGATCACGCTCGCCGCTGAGCCGACGGACTTTTCTGAGTTCTCTCGATCCTACTCTAACGACGTTCGTCGGATAATTTCTCGCACTTGTGACAACTGTCACTCACCCGAGCTCAGCGAAGCGGACATCGATCTGACCGCGTTTCCCTCGCTGGACGAAGTGCGCAATCATCCGGAAGTCTGGCAGAAGGTCAACGAGATGCTTGAGAGCGGTCAGATGCCGCCCAAGGACGCTCCCCAGCCGACTGACGCCGAGCGAACCCGGCTCAAGCAATGGGTGCGCGGATACCTGAAACTGGAAGCCAAATCGAGAGCCGGTGATCCAGGACGAGTCGTGCTGCGGCGTCTCAATAATGTTGAATATACCAACACGATTCGAGAACTGACGGGCGTCCCCACACTCTCGCCAGCTCGAGAATTTCCGGTCGACAGCGCAGCGGGCGAAGGGTTTACGAACCTGGGCAACGCGCTCGCCATGTCTCCGGCGATGGTCACCAAGTATTTTGACGCCGCCAAAGAAATCGCCAATCACGCGATCCTCTTGCCACACGGCTTTCGGTTCTCTGCGACGGTGACTCCGCGCGACTGGACGGACGAGTTGCTCGCCCAGATTCGTGGAGTGTATGGCGAATTTACCGACGCTGAGGGGGGAACGCAGGTCAACCTGCAGGGAATCGTTTTCGATACCAATGGTGGCGGCCGATTGCCCGTCAAGAAGTATCTGCTGGCAACGCTGGAGGAACGAGACGCTCTGAAATCAGGGCGAAAGACAATCGAGAAAGTCGCGGAAGAACGAAGCCTGAGTCCTAAGTATCTGCGAATGCTCTGGAGTACGCTGACCAGCGAGGAACCTTCGTTTCTGTTCGATCGACTTCGCAGCCAGTGGCGTGACGCGACGCCCAAGGACACTCCGCAAATCGCTGCAGAGATCGCTCAGTGGCAGCAGGCATTATGGCGATTCACCAGCATCGGACATATCGGCAAAGTGGGTGGCCCCAAGGCGTGGATGGAACCTGTCAGTCCCATCACCACCCGAACCGACATCCGCATGAAACTGCCCGCGTCAAGCGACGGCGAGCAGGTCTCGGTCTATCTCACGACCATGGACGGCGGAGATGGTAACGAACATGACTACGTCGTCTGGCAGCAGCCTCGCCTGGTCGCACCCGGCCGGCCGGATGTGCTCTTGCGGGATGTCCGCCGAGTCACTGCCGAACTGGCCGAGCGGCGTGATCGCTCCTTTGCGGCAACAGTCCGATGTCTGGCTGCAGCGACCGAAGCGGGTGCCGCCCAGGGTAACGTCGAACTTGCGGACCTTGCAAAGCGTCACAACGTCGATGCTGAACTGCTCACTGCCTGGTTGAACTACGTCGGGGTCGGGACGGGCGGGCACGTTCAGATCGAAAACTACTTCACAAATCAGCTCTCGAACGTCTCGGGTTACGCTTTTGCCAAAGGTTGGGGAAGTCACGAAACGCCCCTGATGGTGGCCAACTCGTCGGATGAGCACGTTCGGATTCCGGGAAATCTCAAGCCCCACGGAGTCACCGTTCACCCATCACCGGACCGTCAGGCCGTGGTCGGGTGGAAGAGTCCGGTGTCCGCGACCGTTCGTGTGGAAGCCAAAATCCAGCATGCTCATCCCGAGTGCGGGAACGGGGTCACCTGGACTCTCGAATTGCGGCGCGGTGCAACGCGGCAGCGACTGCGGAACGGAATCTCTCATGGCGACCAGGTTGTGGTCGCGGATCCGATCGCCGATCTGAAAGTTCAGCCCGAGGACGTCATCTCGCTGCTGATTGGACCACGCGACGGAAATCATTCGTGCGATCTGACCGCCATCGATCTGACAATCACCTCTACGGATAGGGGTGGCCGGTCATGGGACCTTTCCGCCGACGTGTCTCCTGATATTCATGCCGGTAACCCTCATGCCGATCGTTTCGGCAACGAAGGGATCTGGCACTTCTATACAGAGCCCGTCAACAGTGCGTCCCAGGGACCTGTCATCCCCGAGGGGTCACTGCTGGCGAAGTGGCAAGTCGAGAAGGATCCTGCGGCCCGACAGAAATTGTCGGAGGAAATTCAAAGACTGCTGATCGAAGAACCTCGCGAGAATGGAAAGACCGCGGATCAGGAACTGCGACGTCAGCTTCGATCCCTAAATGGTCCACTCTTCGGAGGAATGCCTCTACCGGCCTTGAAAGAAAACAAAACTGCGGGAACGTCTACGAAATCAGACGTCTGGGGTCCCGACCCCGCGCTCTTCGGAGTTCACCCGAATGGCCAGAAGATCGAATCGGAAAGCCTTTGCGTTAAGGCCCCTTCCGTCCTCGAAGTTCGATTGCCAGCCGATTTTGCAGCGGGATACGAACTCGTCACGTCAGGCATCCTTCATCCCGAGACGGGCAAGGAAGGTACCGTTCAACTTCAGGTCCTGACAACGAAACCAGACGCGGCTGCGGGTTTGATCGCCAGTAAAGTGACCGCGGTTAATGCAAATAGCCAGTGGACGGACAACAAATGGGTGCTGCAGCACTCAACGCCGATTCTCGTTAGCGATTCCAGCACGGCCCGAAAACGCGTTGAAGCGGGATTTGAATCGTTCCGCAACCTGTTCCCAGCGGCACTGTGCTATTCGCGCATTGTCCCTGTGGACGAAGTTGTTACGTTGACGCTCTTCTTCCGCGAAGACCGTCACCTGGTCAACCTGATGCTCAATGAAGAGCAGGCGAGGAAACTGGACCGCCTGTGGAGCGAACTTCATTTCGTCAGTCGAGATGCCCTGACCCTGGTCGATGCCTACAACCAGTTGATGGAGTTTGCCACCCAGGATGCCGACCCAAAGGTTTTTGAACCCCTGCGAAAACCGATTTATGATCGCGCAAAGCAGTTTGAGCAGGAACTGGTGGATGCCGAGCCCCGTCAGCTCGATCAGTTGATTCAGTTCGCCAGCCGAGCCTATCGCCGACCGCTCACAGATCAGGAAACCCACGATCTGCGAAGTCTCTACCGGAAACTGCGCGAGCAGGAGCTGCCCCATGAAGAGGCCTTCCGTTTTACGCTGGCACGCGTCCTGATCGCTCCTGCGTTTCTCTATCGCGTCGAACCGTTCGCTGCGATTACGACGGCAGAAACAGAAATCGTCCCTGTGAATGATTGGGCACTGGCTAGCCGCCTGAGCTATTTCCTCTGGTCTGCACCACCCGATGCCGAGCTGAATCATCTGGCGAGCGCAGAACACCTGCACGAACCCGATACGCTGGTGGCCGAGGCCAGACGAATGCTGAAATCAGAACGGATTCGTGCGCTGTCGACCGAATTCGCCTGCCAGTGGCTGGGGGTGAGAGACTTCGATTCGCACAGTGAAAAAAGCGATCAAGTCTTTCCCACGTTCAGTGACTTGCGTGATGACATGTATGAAGAGACGGTCCAGTTTTTCGTGGACCTGTTCCAACGGGACGGCTCGGTACTGGATGTTCTGGATGCCGACTACACCTTCCTGAACGAACCCCTCGCGAAGCACTATGGAATCCCCGGCGTAAACGGTCCTGAATGGCGACGCGTTGAGGGCATTAGACAGTACGGCCGGGGAGGTATCCTGACCTTCGCGACCACCTTGGCGCAGCAATCGGGTGCTTCGCGCACCAGTCCCATTCTGCGCGGCAACTGGGTGCTCGAAAGCCTGCTGGGGGAAAAGCTGCCGCGGCCACCGGCGAATATTCCACCACTGCCCGAAAGCGAAACGGATACAGATCTGACCGTCCGCGAATTGACCGAAAAGCATCGCAGTATTGCGGCGTGTGCTCATTGTCACGACCGGATCGATGCCTTCGGCTTTTCGCTGGAGGGATTCGATGCGATTGGCCGCCGTCGTGATCGCGATCTGGGTGGACGAGTCATCGACGTCAACGTCGAACTGCCCAACGGAACGCGGTTTACCGGCGAGTCTGGTCTACGAGATTATCTCCTGCAGGCCCGTCGCAACGATTTCCTGAAACATTTCTGCAAGAAATTGCTCGGTTATTCGCTCGCCCGTGGTGTCCAGTTGTCTGACGAACCGTTGTTGGATGAAATGATCGCGAACCTGCAATCGAATGATTACCGATTCTCGGCCGCGGTCGAAACAATCCTTCGTAGTCAACAATTCAGGTTCCAACGTGGCAATGTCCCGGAGTAG
- a CDS encoding rhodanese-like domain-containing protein yields MANHAPRFLQLVEAVRGNIRECTVPDVEKRIAANEQFLLFDVREESEFAQGHLPGAKSLGKGIIERDIEALVPDFDREMVLYCGGGFRSALAADNLQKMGYTNVISMDGGFRGWKEANLPIEK; encoded by the coding sequence ATGGCAAATCATGCGCCTCGCTTCCTGCAACTCGTTGAAGCCGTTCGGGGCAATATCCGCGAGTGTACGGTCCCGGACGTCGAGAAGAGGATCGCGGCCAACGAACAGTTCCTGCTGTTTGATGTCCGTGAAGAGAGTGAGTTCGCGCAGGGGCATCTGCCGGGGGCGAAGTCACTCGGCAAAGGGATCATCGAACGCGATATCGAAGCTCTTGTTCCCGATTTCGATCGCGAGATGGTGCTGTACTGCGGCGGTGGATTCCGTTCGGCCCTGGCCGCCGACAATCTGCAGAAGATGGGCTATACCAACGTCATCAGTATGGATGGCGGCTTTCGGGGCTGGAAAGAAGCAAATCTCCCCATCGAAAAATGA
- the lhgO gene encoding L-2-hydroxyglutarate oxidase gives MQQSDVVIIGGGIIGLATAYRLLEQFPDRKVTILEKEREVAQHQTGHNSGVLHSGIYYKPGSLRATNCRDGRLAMEEFCLKENIPFERCGKVIVAVNSKEIPQLERIYERGIANQIQCELIGPERLKEIEPHVLGVQAIHVPDAGIVDYRQVAERLAERVKQAGGQIKMSAKVTGMFRSDNRMVVQNEAGELEARLVVNCGGLQSDRLAWLSGVRPNAQIIPFRGEYFELKPSAQHLCKHLIYPVPDPEFPFLGVHFTRMIHGGVECGPNAVFSFAREGYYKTSFNLFDTLESLTYPGFLRMAWKHWRAGWNEFHRSFSKDAFVAALQRLVPEIQSEHLVPAPAGVRAQALTRDGRLVDDFLIQENDLVVNVCNAPSPAATASLNIGKLIVEKLAPRF, from the coding sequence ATGCAGCAATCAGACGTCGTCATCATCGGTGGAGGGATCATCGGCCTGGCTACGGCCTACCGTCTGCTGGAACAGTTTCCCGACCGGAAGGTCACGATCCTCGAGAAAGAGCGCGAGGTCGCTCAGCATCAGACCGGCCACAATTCGGGAGTTCTCCATTCGGGGATTTACTACAAACCCGGTTCGCTGCGTGCCACCAATTGCCGCGATGGCCGCCTTGCGATGGAAGAATTCTGCCTGAAGGAAAACATTCCGTTTGAACGCTGCGGTAAAGTCATCGTTGCCGTCAATTCCAAAGAGATTCCGCAGCTCGAGCGAATTTACGAGCGGGGAATTGCCAATCAGATTCAATGCGAGCTGATCGGGCCCGAGCGACTGAAAGAAATTGAACCCCACGTCCTGGGGGTCCAGGCGATTCACGTTCCCGATGCAGGAATTGTCGACTACCGCCAAGTGGCAGAACGGCTGGCCGAACGCGTGAAACAGGCGGGCGGTCAAATCAAGATGAGCGCCAAAGTGACGGGGATGTTCCGCAGCGATAACCGTATGGTCGTTCAGAATGAAGCGGGCGAACTGGAAGCTCGTCTGGTTGTGAATTGCGGCGGACTTCAAAGCGATCGACTTGCCTGGCTGTCGGGGGTTCGGCCCAATGCCCAGATCATCCCTTTCCGTGGCGAATACTTTGAGCTGAAACCCTCAGCGCAGCACTTGTGCAAGCACCTCATCTATCCTGTACCTGATCCCGAGTTTCCGTTTCTCGGTGTCCACTTTACCCGCATGATTCATGGGGGGGTCGAATGTGGGCCCAACGCCGTCTTCTCGTTCGCGCGTGAGGGTTACTACAAGACCAGCTTCAATCTGTTCGACACCCTCGAATCACTGACGTACCCCGGCTTCCTGAGGATGGCCTGGAAGCATTGGCGCGCGGGCTGGAACGAATTCCATCGCTCGTTCAGCAAAGACGCATTCGTGGCGGCGCTGCAGCGGCTCGTCCCTGAAATTCAGAGCGAGCACCTTGTCCCTGCCCCGGCAGGTGTCCGGGCACAGGCACTGACACGAGATGGCCGACTGGTCGATGACTTTCTGATTCAAGAGAACGATCTGGTCGTCAACGTGTGCAATGCACCCTCCCCGGCTGCGACCGCCTCTCTGAATATTGGAAAGCTGATAGTCGAAAAACTGGCTCCGCGGTTCTGA
- a CDS encoding RNA polymerase sigma factor, whose product MAPVPDTRPSLVLRLRDTRDQQAWTTFLEIYQPLIYRLIRTRHVQDADAREITQEVLLAVAGSIDRWEVDPGRGTFRGWLSTITRNLVVNFLIRQSRLPRGRGDTDFQQVMVDLPAPEGDESALFDLEQRRQVFRWAADRIRNEFRESNWLAFWRTAVEGHPVADVARELQISAGLIYVSRNRVMKRLREKVEEFEKKDVR is encoded by the coding sequence ATGGCACCTGTTCCGGATACTCGACCGAGTCTTGTTCTGCGGCTCCGCGATACGCGGGATCAGCAGGCATGGACGACATTTCTCGAAATCTATCAGCCACTCATATATCGCCTGATTCGCACTCGACACGTGCAGGACGCGGATGCCCGTGAAATCACACAGGAGGTGCTGCTGGCGGTTGCAGGTTCAATCGATCGTTGGGAGGTTGATCCGGGGCGGGGGACCTTTCGGGGCTGGTTGTCCACGATCACACGCAATCTGGTTGTGAACTTCCTGATCAGGCAATCGAGACTTCCGCGAGGTCGGGGCGACACGGATTTTCAGCAGGTGATGGTTGATCTGCCGGCTCCGGAAGGGGATGAGTCGGCACTCTTCGACCTGGAACAACGCAGGCAGGTCTTTCGCTGGGCCGCCGATCGAATTCGGAATGAATTTCGAGAATCCAACTGGCTCGCCTTCTGGCGAACCGCCGTCGAGGGGCACCCGGTGGCTGACGTCGCACGTGAACTGCAAATTTCTGCAGGCCTGATTTACGTCTCACGCAATCGCGTGATGAAACGGTTACGAGAAAAGGTGGAAGAATTTGAGAAGAAAGATGTTCGATAG
- a CDS encoding protein kinase encodes MFTRMSHYDREQLQRMLNGELPEATQTAVVRHLENCTGCQQQMESLAATAHWWEETRDALAGLQPHTNSSEFSGLSMHPAEESIRTVPLDFLAPSDNPAMLGRLGEFEILEEIGCGGMGIVLKGYDHELNRYVAVKVLHPFCATSAAARRRFVREAQAAAAIVHQHVVAIHAVDASHHPPYLVMPYVPGESLQQRLTRVGSLDVVDTLRIGQQVADGLAAAHAQGLVHRDIKPGNILLERNVERVLLTDFGLARAADDASLTRSGVIAGTPQFMSPEQARGDQVDHRTDLFSLGTVLYTMLAGHSPFRSETAMGVLRRVCDETPRPLREINPAVPDWLEALIAKLQAKQIDDRFENAHQVAALLQNCLAHVQQPTRVPLPVEVTDLVRRPAKLREWQSGLVAILLFVVCGAIWALRPPAAVPLPHASVSPPTEAAVLMPTPADDGANDGWDDELQPETEAVLGKLKALENDSEF; translated from the coding sequence ATGTTTACTCGCATGTCCCATTATGATCGGGAACAGTTACAGCGAATGCTGAATGGTGAGTTGCCTGAGGCAACTCAAACAGCCGTCGTGCGACATCTCGAAAACTGCACCGGTTGCCAGCAGCAGATGGAATCCCTGGCGGCCACGGCACATTGGTGGGAAGAAACGCGTGATGCGTTGGCGGGGCTCCAGCCTCACACGAATTCATCCGAATTCAGTGGACTTTCGATGCATCCAGCAGAGGAGTCCATCCGCACCGTTCCGCTTGATTTCCTCGCCCCTTCTGACAATCCGGCAATGCTCGGAAGGTTGGGTGAGTTTGAGATTCTCGAGGAGATCGGCTGCGGTGGAATGGGAATTGTGCTCAAGGGCTACGACCACGAACTGAACCGGTACGTAGCTGTGAAAGTGTTACACCCGTTCTGTGCGACGAGTGCCGCGGCACGGCGCCGGTTTGTCCGGGAAGCTCAGGCGGCGGCTGCAATCGTTCATCAGCATGTCGTTGCGATTCATGCCGTGGATGCCTCTCATCATCCGCCGTATCTCGTGATGCCGTATGTTCCCGGCGAATCGCTGCAGCAGCGATTGACCCGCGTCGGATCGCTGGATGTCGTCGATACGTTGCGGATCGGGCAGCAAGTGGCAGACGGGCTCGCCGCAGCACACGCTCAGGGACTGGTCCATCGTGATATCAAGCCAGGCAATATTCTGCTGGAACGGAATGTCGAGCGCGTGCTGCTCACCGATTTCGGGCTGGCTCGTGCGGCGGATGATGCCAGTTTAACGCGGAGTGGAGTCATCGCCGGGACGCCTCAGTTCATGTCGCCTGAACAGGCTCGCGGCGATCAGGTCGATCACCGGACCGATCTGTTCAGCCTGGGAACGGTGCTTTATACGATGCTGGCGGGGCATTCTCCCTTCCGGTCCGAAACGGCGATGGGCGTTTTGAGGCGTGTCTGTGACGAGACACCCCGTCCGTTACGCGAGATCAATCCGGCTGTACCTGATTGGCTGGAAGCATTGATTGCCAAGCTGCAGGCCAAGCAGATCGACGACCGATTCGAGAATGCCCATCAAGTTGCGGCACTTTTGCAGAACTGTTTGGCCCACGTTCAGCAACCAACACGGGTTCCGCTGCCGGTTGAAGTCACGGACTTAGTCAGGCGGCCAGCGAAATTAAGAGAATGGCAATCTGGCCTAGTCGCGATTCTGCTGTTCGTCGTGTGCGGGGCAATCTGGGCCTTACGTCCCCCAGCGGCTGTTCCCCTGCCGCATGCCAGTGTCAGTCCTCCCACGGAGGCTGCGGTGTTAATGCCGACTCCCGCCGATGACGGAGCCAATGATGGATGGGATGACGAGTTACAACCCGAGACCGAAGCCGTCCTGGGAAAGCTAAAGGCGTTAGAGAACGACAGTGAATTCTAA